From Xylanibacter oryzae DSM 17970, a single genomic window includes:
- a CDS encoding porin family protein codes for MNKKITLLLFAIVLMAVAPVQAQVKLGVKGGLNINNMSLNSDLVSSSNRTGFFIGPTLKFTLPVVGLGIDAAALYDQREAKSDDKTIKSQSLNIPINLRYIIGLGNIAGIYFAAGPQFGFNVGNKNIYTENDLNATKTTWNFKDSNFSINLGTGVMLLKHLEIGANYNIVCGKTGDVTVKKATDSVTSTSKNRSNAWQISAAYYF; via the coding sequence ATGAATAAAAAAATTACTCTTTTACTTTTTGCCATTGTTTTAATGGCTGTAGCACCTGTACAAGCTCAAGTAAAACTTGGCGTAAAAGGTGGACTGAATATTAATAATATGTCATTAAACTCAGACCTTGTCAGTTCTTCAAACAGAACGGGATTCTTTATAGGACCGACTCTTAAGTTTACTCTTCCGGTTGTAGGATTAGGAATAGATGCAGCTGCCCTTTATGATCAGCGCGAAGCTAAATCAGATGACAAAACAATAAAATCGCAAAGTTTAAATATTCCTATCAATCTACGTTATATTATAGGATTGGGTAACATCGCCGGTATTTATTTTGCAGCAGGTCCTCAGTTTGGATTTAATGTTGGAAATAAAAATATATACACTGAAAATGATTTAAATGCCACAAAAACAACATGGAATTTTAAAGATTCTAATTTCAGTATTAATCTTGGTACCGGTGTAATGTTACTAAAACATCTTGAAATTGGAGCTAATTATAATATTGTATGTGGAAAGACAGGTGATGTTACTGTTAAAAAAGCAACAGATAGTGTTACCAGTACCAGTAAGAACCGTTCTAACGCATGGCAGATTTCTGCAGCATATTATTTCTAA